One genomic segment of Candidatus Micrarchaeota archaeon includes these proteins:
- a CDS encoding DNA-directed RNA polymerase subunit D (catalyzes the transcription of DNA into RNA using the four ribonucleoside triphosphates as substrates), with translation MKVKMLNESSDRIDLEVHGVPVSFINTLRRYSMMRVPTYAIDSVIVYENTTAMIDEFIAHRLGMIPIKTPNRVSPDETAVLTLDVQGPRKVYSRDLQPDKTGVEVANKDILLFTLENDQSLRVECTVRVGTGAKHAKFQSGLSSYEQLDDTSFKFFVESFGQRGVKDLLKLALKQMETDCKDLVKTVKKIYGK, from the coding sequence ATGAAGGTCAAGATGTTGAACGAATCATCGGACAGGATAGATCTGGAGGTTCACGGTGTGCCAGTATCTTTCATCAACACGTTACGAAGGTATTCGATGATGCGCGTCCCTACCTATGCCATAGATTCTGTCATTGTTTATGAGAACACAACTGCAATGATCGACGAGTTTATTGCACACAGATTGGGAATGATACCTATCAAAACTCCGAATAGGGTTTCTCCCGATGAAACCGCAGTGTTAACCTTGGATGTTCAGGGACCGCGTAAAGTGTACTCGCGTGACCTTCAACCGGATAAGACGGGTGTTGAAGTTGCCAACAAGGATATACTTCTGTTTACTCTTGAGAATGATCAATCGTTGAGAGTTGAATGCACGGTACGTGTCGGTACCGGTGCCAAGCATGCCAAGTTTCAGTCAGGGTTATCTTCGTACGAGCAGTTAGATGACACATCCTTTAAGTTCTTTGTGGAGTCGTTCGGACAACGAGGAGTCAAAGACCTGTTGAAACTGGCGCTGAAACAGATGGAAACGGATTGCAAAGATTTGGTTAAAACCGTTAAGAAAATATACGGAAAATGA
- a CDS encoding 50S ribosomal protein L18e — translation MVRRGFENPELRKTLVALERAGRKRKVWKRVAELLSKPTRKRVTVNLSKISKLATDGSTVIVPGKVLGVGKLNKKVTVIAFSMSRSAEQKIKEAGSKPVLLRPETVNDTILNNPCIII, via the coding sequence ATGGTGAGAAGGGGGTTCGAGAATCCGGAACTTAGAAAAACGTTGGTTGCGTTGGAACGTGCAGGTAGAAAGAGGAAGGTTTGGAAACGTGTTGCAGAGTTGTTGTCAAAACCTACCAGAAAACGTGTAACCGTGAACCTTTCAAAGATATCAAAACTTGCAACCGATGGGTCGACCGTGATAGTACCAGGAAAGGTTCTCGGCGTAGGTAAACTTAATAAGAAGGTTACTGTTATAGCATTTTCTATGTCTAGGTCAGCGGAACAGAAGATTAAGGAGGCAGGGTCTAAACCGGTGTTGCTCCGACCGGAAACAGTCAATGATACAATTTTAAACAATCCGTGTATAATAATTTGA
- a CDS encoding 50S ribosomal protein L13 has translation MIVIDGKGKIVGRVAAYAAKRLLVGEEVVILNADEMVFSGDKTVVFNRYKARRDIKPKQNPRHKPIWPRRPDLLVRRIVRGMLPWRTQRGRNAFKKLRVYRDVPKEFENVEKVVLDGKCDGSRLNKSVTVLTLCRMLGFTG, from the coding sequence ATGATTGTAATCGATGGTAAGGGCAAAATCGTCGGACGGGTTGCGGCTTATGCCGCTAAACGGTTACTCGTAGGTGAAGAAGTTGTGATCCTGAATGCTGATGAGATGGTGTTCTCGGGAGATAAGACGGTCGTGTTCAACAGATACAAAGCAAGGAGAGACATTAAACCCAAGCAAAACCCGAGGCATAAACCGATATGGCCGAGGAGACCTGATCTATTGGTCCGTAGGATTGTAAGGGGTATGTTGCCTTGGAGAACTCAACGCGGGCGTAACGCATTCAAGAAGTTGCGTGTGTACAGGGATGTTCCTAAAGAGTTTGAAAACGTTGAGAAGGTTGTTCTGGATGGGAAGTGTGATGGTTCCCGTCTGAACAAATCCGTGACTGTGTTGACTCTGTGTAGAATGTTAGGGTTTACCGGGTGA